Proteins encoded within one genomic window of Verrucomicrobiia bacterium:
- a CDS encoding endonuclease/exonuclease/phosphatase family protein, translated as MKFYLSLLILVLTFHSQALTVMSWNLEWFPGRNPHPSPLTARIQMSSAQKTLKQLNPDVLIGLELRDWKVFNQLISVIPDMRVQVVSAFRFDDSGDIQKQQIGIASRLPANSAWFEPWKVTSEKTPRGFSFAALEDPKSKKLLMIYGLHLKSNRGSSDPAGEKINVAMRHEAVRQLLEHITKMESVYHSKNIKGWIVAGDFNTNDDNQFKGDQTIAKIKAAGFWDSWNNTPPAKRQTWRGGGPFSGTTFDYILTKKLGFPKAIIADAPSITSDHLPVLITF; from the coding sequence ATGAAATTTTATCTCAGTTTGCTCATTTTAGTTTTAACATTTCACTCCCAAGCCCTCACCGTAATGTCTTGGAATTTGGAATGGTTTCCTGGCCGTAATCCCCATCCCAGCCCACTTACCGCTCGTATTCAGATGAGTAGCGCACAAAAAACCTTGAAACAACTTAACCCGGATGTGTTGATTGGTCTAGAGCTTCGTGATTGGAAAGTGTTCAACCAACTTATTTCCGTTATTCCTGATATGCGCGTCCAGGTCGTTTCTGCGTTTCGTTTCGATGACAGTGGCGACATCCAAAAACAACAAATTGGCATTGCTTCTCGACTTCCTGCCAACTCCGCCTGGTTCGAACCGTGGAAAGTGACTTCTGAAAAAACGCCTCGAGGCTTTTCCTTTGCAGCCTTGGAAGATCCGAAAAGCAAAAAGCTTCTCATGATTTACGGTTTACACCTCAAAAGCAATCGAGGGAGCAGCGATCCTGCAGGTGAAAAAATCAATGTGGCCATGCGTCATGAAGCCGTTCGACAGCTTTTGGAACACATCACAAAAATGGAAAGCGTTTATCACTCAAAAAACATCAAAGGCTGGATTGTTGCTGGCGATTTCAATACCAATGATGATAATCAGTTCAAAGGCGATCAAACCATTGCTAAAATAAAAGCGGCAGGCTTTTGGGATTCCTGGAATAACACGCCTCCTGCAAAACGCCAAACCTGGCGAGGTGGCGGACCTTTTAGTGGCACAACCTTTGATTATATTTTAACCAAAAAACTTGGATTTCCTAAAGCCATCATCGCTGATGCCCCTTCAATTACCAGTGATCATCTTCCGGTACTCATTACTTTTTAG
- a CDS encoding DUF4149 domain-containing protein, with the protein MHRWVRNFEVLCLAFWLGASIWFVFIQSPLLFRAVPGIAPVLQELLFPRYWNLGYGCLGLGTLFLLVRAFLYVDKSLFLKAIVLSVMIGLLAIIQFKITPEVRSLGSQLIEAGAHPDPEVKKAFGKWHGIAMGLNLVVFLVVLLVTWLEICPKQKFSND; encoded by the coding sequence ATGCACCGTTGGGTTCGTAATTTTGAAGTATTGTGTTTGGCTTTTTGGCTAGGAGCAAGTATTTGGTTTGTTTTTATTCAGAGTCCCTTGCTTTTTCGTGCCGTGCCAGGAATTGCACCCGTTTTACAGGAGCTGCTTTTTCCGAGGTATTGGAATTTGGGTTACGGTTGCTTAGGGTTAGGCACTTTATTTTTATTAGTGCGCGCTTTTTTGTATGTCGATAAAAGTCTTTTTTTAAAAGCGATTGTATTAAGTGTTATGATCGGATTGCTGGCTATCATTCAATTTAAAATCACTCCTGAAGTAAGAAGTTTAGGTAGTCAACTGATCGAAGCGGGCGCTCATCCCGATCCTGAAGTGAAAAAAGCTTTTGGCAAATGGCATGGGATTGCGATGGGACTTAATTTAGTGGTGTTTCTTGTTGTTTTGCTTGTGACATGGTTAGAGATTTGTCCAAAACAAAAATTTTCGAATGATTAA
- the thrC gene encoding threonine synthase: protein MKESPYFTNLKCRECGKLYPKKAIHICEEDFGPLECVYDYEVIRRDISREKIAARAKSMWRYRELLPLDGEPTIGLQAGFTPLIRANRLAKRLGVKELYLKNDTVNYPTLSFKDRVVSVALSRAVELGFDTVACASTGNLANSVAANAASAGLKSYVFIPADLEHSKVLNSLVYSTTLVGIQGPYDQVNRLCSEIAGKYGWAFVNVNIRPYYAEGSKTMGFEIVEQLNWKIPAHTVACMASGSLLTKLHKAYQELVKVGLVEPSPFHIHGAQATGCAPISHAFKQGRDLIQFVKEPKTIAKSLAIGTPADGYYALGVMKETGGSCEDVTDEEIIEAIKLLAETEGIFTETAGGVTLGCAKKLIENGKIPKDEPIVLVITGNGLKTQEVLDGHLSEPHLIHPSLKEFDALLEREKVDIKS from the coding sequence ATGAAAGAGAGCCCTTATTTTACGAATCTAAAATGTCGAGAATGTGGTAAACTTTACCCCAAAAAAGCCATCCACATTTGCGAAGAAGATTTTGGTCCATTGGAATGTGTCTATGATTACGAAGTCATTCGACGCGATATTTCTCGAGAAAAAATTGCTGCTCGCGCCAAAAGCATGTGGCGCTATCGTGAGCTTCTGCCTTTGGATGGTGAGCCCACAATCGGTTTGCAAGCCGGTTTTACGCCTTTGATCAGAGCCAATCGTCTTGCGAAACGGCTAGGTGTTAAAGAACTTTATTTAAAAAATGATACTGTTAACTACCCCACCCTTTCTTTTAAAGATCGTGTGGTTTCTGTAGCGCTCAGCCGCGCAGTAGAATTGGGTTTCGATACTGTAGCTTGCGCTTCCACGGGCAATCTCGCCAACAGCGTGGCGGCTAATGCTGCCTCAGCCGGATTAAAAAGTTATGTCTTTATTCCTGCCGATTTAGAACATAGCAAAGTTTTAAATTCCCTGGTCTACAGCACTACCCTAGTTGGCATCCAAGGTCCTTACGATCAAGTCAATCGGCTTTGTTCAGAAATTGCAGGTAAATACGGTTGGGCTTTTGTCAACGTCAACATTCGTCCTTATTATGCGGAAGGTTCCAAAACAATGGGCTTTGAAATCGTTGAACAACTCAACTGGAAAATTCCCGCACACACCGTTGCCTGTATGGCAAGCGGCTCACTCTTAACAAAATTGCATAAAGCTTATCAAGAGCTAGTGAAGGTAGGTTTAGTCGAACCCAGCCCTTTTCATATCCATGGCGCACAAGCCACAGGATGCGCGCCTATTAGTCATGCTTTTAAACAAGGTCGCGATCTGATTCAATTTGTAAAAGAGCCAAAAACCATCGCAAAATCTCTAGCTATCGGAACGCCGGCGGATGGTTATTATGCTTTAGGTGTTATGAAAGAAACCGGCGGCTCCTGCGAAGATGTCACTGACGAAGAAATTATTGAAGCGATTAAATTACTAGCAGAAACCGAAGGTATTTTTACTGAAACCGCTGGTGGCGTTACTTTAGGTTGCGCGAAAAAATTAATCGAAAATGGCAAAATTCCTAAGGACGAACCGATCGTGCTTGTTATCACGGGCAACGGATTAAAAACTCAAGAAGTTTTGGATGGTCATCTGAGTGAACCTCACTTGATTCATCCCAGTTTAAAAGAATTTGACGCTCTTCTGGAGCGTGAAAAGGTCGATATCAAATCATAG
- a CDS encoding MoaD/ThiS family protein, which translates to MPIQVTIPTPLRTLTQGKDTVEATGATLDALIQDLESHYPGLKNRVYDDAGQLRRFVNIYVNGEDVRFLQEKNTPLKETDEVSIVPAIAGG; encoded by the coding sequence ATGCCTATTCAAGTCACCATCCCTACCCCATTGCGCACGTTAACCCAAGGCAAAGACACCGTCGAAGCCACCGGCGCAACATTAGATGCATTGATCCAAGATCTGGAAAGCCACTATCCCGGCTTGAAAAATCGTGTCTACGACGATGCCGGTCAACTTCGACGCTTTGTCAATATCTACGTCAACGGTGAAGACGTTCGTTTCTTACAGGAAAAAAACACACCTCTCAAAGAAACTGACGAAGTGAGCATTGTGCCAGCCATCGCAGGCGGTTAA
- a CDS encoding NIL domain-containing protein, whose product MAHFKGRYWLIFNKETASRPLIYEMSKKFDVIFNIRQSSVTGDMGLIALELEGERPIIKDVIAWFESQGVQVDPAELQTIEG is encoded by the coding sequence ATGGCCCATTTCAAAGGTCGCTACTGGCTGATTTTTAATAAAGAAACTGCATCGCGCCCGCTTATCTACGAGATGAGCAAAAAGTTCGATGTCATTTTTAACATTCGCCAATCCAGCGTCACTGGCGATATGGGACTCATCGCTTTAGAATTGGAAGGCGAACGCCCAATCATAAAAGACGTTATTGCTTGGTTCGAATCGCAAGGTGTGCAAGTGGATCCCGCAGAACTTCAAACGATTGAAGGATAA
- the cysC gene encoding adenylyl-sulfate kinase: MIEPERLKIVIVGHVDHGKSTLIGRLFYDTDSLPQGKVESIRAACEAEGMDFEYAFLLDALLEEQEQNITIDTTQIPFRTEKRNYVIIDAPGHKEFLKNMITGAASADAAILLIDAHEGVQEQSRRHGYLLSLLGIKQVIVAVNKMDLVDFKEEVFQKIQKEYSEFLAKLGVSPRYFIPVSAKHGHNIIKLSAEMAWYQGPVILNALDSFEQPAPSTDQPLRLMVQDIYRFDKRRIVAGRIESGTLKVGDELVFWPDRKRSRVKSIEAWGAKKSPTESKAGESVAITLTEQIFVERGQLASHLKEGPVEAREFKANLFWLHNEPLKLNTPHTLRLATQEVEARIIKIARVIDSSTLEEVKEARYEIGKNEVAEVIVRARRPLAFDNIDRFPTTARFVIQQGSRIGGGGIIHDADYNKEMDSQGVTSANITWTVGKVTREDRAERLGHQGAVIWLTGLSGSGKSTLAVALENSLHRRGMTSYILDGDNLRHGLCSDLGFSAEDRAENIRRAGELAKMMAEAGLIVVTSLISPFAKDRQRVREICHAAGVVFAEVYVNAPLEVCEQRDPRQLYRKARAGEIKGFTGIDSPYEAPQKPDLEIKTGEISLQESLDQLLELVVNLSHSDAPLKAEEAAPGTNI; encoded by the coding sequence ATGATAGAACCTGAAAGATTGAAAATTGTAATTGTAGGCCATGTGGATCATGGTAAATCGACTTTAATTGGCCGACTTTTTTATGATACGGATTCCTTGCCTCAAGGCAAAGTTGAAAGTATTCGTGCAGCTTGCGAGGCGGAAGGAATGGATTTTGAATATGCTTTTTTGCTCGATGCTTTGTTGGAAGAACAGGAGCAAAATATTACTATTGATACTACGCAAATTCCGTTTCGTACCGAAAAACGAAACTATGTGATTATTGATGCGCCAGGTCATAAAGAATTTTTGAAAAATATGATTACGGGTGCAGCGAGTGCGGATGCTGCGATTTTGTTGATCGATGCACATGAAGGAGTGCAAGAACAATCACGTCGTCATGGCTATTTGCTTTCTTTATTAGGCATCAAACAAGTAATCGTTGCAGTCAACAAGATGGATTTGGTCGATTTTAAGGAAGAAGTTTTTCAAAAGATTCAAAAAGAATATTCTGAATTTTTAGCAAAGCTTGGAGTAAGTCCGCGTTATTTTATTCCTGTTTCTGCGAAGCACGGTCACAATATTATTAAACTTAGCGCTGAAATGGCTTGGTATCAGGGGCCGGTTATTTTAAATGCTTTAGATTCTTTCGAACAACCGGCTCCGAGCACGGATCAACCTTTGCGTCTGATGGTGCAGGATATTTATCGGTTTGATAAGCGTCGCATTGTTGCAGGGCGTATTGAGTCAGGCACTTTAAAAGTCGGAGATGAACTGGTTTTTTGGCCGGATCGCAAGCGCAGTCGAGTGAAATCCATTGAGGCGTGGGGCGCAAAAAAATCTCCCACAGAATCCAAGGCTGGAGAGTCGGTGGCAATTACCTTGACGGAACAAATTTTTGTGGAGCGCGGGCAATTGGCCAGTCATTTAAAAGAGGGGCCTGTAGAGGCGCGCGAATTTAAAGCCAATCTTTTCTGGCTGCACAATGAACCTTTGAAACTTAACACACCGCATACGCTGCGTTTGGCAACACAGGAAGTAGAAGCGCGTATTATCAAAATTGCGCGAGTGATTGATTCATCAACGTTGGAAGAAGTCAAGGAAGCTCGTTACGAAATCGGAAAAAATGAAGTGGCGGAGGTGATTGTTCGGGCCCGACGTCCTTTGGCCTTTGATAATATTGACCGTTTTCCCACCACGGCACGTTTTGTAATACAACAGGGGAGTCGTATTGGTGGAGGAGGCATTATCCATGATGCTGACTACAACAAGGAAATGGATTCACAAGGAGTCACGAGCGCAAATATTACTTGGACAGTAGGCAAAGTAACGCGTGAGGATCGAGCAGAACGTTTGGGGCATCAAGGAGCCGTGATTTGGTTGACGGGATTATCTGGTTCAGGCAAATCCACGTTGGCAGTGGCTTTGGAAAATAGTCTGCATCGTCGCGGCATGACAAGTTATATCTTGGATGGAGACAATTTACGACACGGCTTATGTTCTGATCTAGGCTTTAGCGCAGAAGATCGTGCGGAAAATATTCGTCGTGCAGGCGAGCTTGCGAAAATGATGGCGGAGGCGGGTTTAATTGTCGTGACTTCATTGATTTCGCCATTTGCAAAAGATCGTCAACGCGTGCGCGAAATTTGTCATGCTGCCGGAGTTGTTTTTGCTGAAGTTTATGTTAATGCGCCTCTCGAGGTTTGTGAACAACGCGATCCACGTCAACTTTATCGCAAAGCGCGAGCAGGGGAGATTAAAGGTTTTACAGGGATCGATTCTCCTTATGAAGCCCCACAAAAACCGGATTTGGAGATCAAAACAGGGGAAATTTCTCTTCAAGAATCGCTGGATCAACTTTTGGAATTGGTGGTAAATTTATCGCATTCGGATGCGCCATTAAAAGCTGAAGAAGCCGCACCAGGAACTAATATTTAA
- a CDS encoding sulfate adenylyltransferase subunit 2 → MTHLDRLESQSIFILREAYHAFSNLAMPWSMGKDSNVLIWLCKKAFCGKIPFPVLHIDTTYEFPEMLEYRDWAKKHYDLDLIVKINEEARARGVGYETHDPVTVTHELKTVALQQVLSKYKWDALITGIRRDEDSTRAKERYFSPRNAEFEWDYKDQPPEFWNQFTTECKPGEHVRVQPLLDWTEVDIWEYIDREQIPIPKMYFSREGKRYRSLGCWPITKSVDSNASTIREIIEELKQTKVPERAGRAQDHHERNAMQKLRAKGFM, encoded by the coding sequence ATGACACATTTGGATCGTTTGGAGTCGCAAAGTATTTTCATTTTGCGCGAGGCTTACCATGCTTTTTCGAATTTGGCGATGCCTTGGTCGATGGGGAAAGATTCCAATGTTTTGATTTGGCTTTGTAAAAAGGCGTTTTGCGGAAAAATTCCATTTCCTGTTTTGCATATTGATACAACTTATGAATTTCCTGAAATGTTGGAGTATCGAGATTGGGCCAAAAAACATTATGATTTAGACTTAATTGTGAAGATTAATGAAGAAGCGCGGGCGCGAGGAGTCGGCTATGAAACCCATGATCCGGTCACGGTGACTCATGAATTGAAGACAGTCGCCTTGCAACAGGTTTTATCGAAATATAAATGGGATGCATTGATTACGGGTATTCGGCGAGATGAAGATTCTACGCGCGCTAAGGAACGTTATTTTTCGCCCCGCAATGCGGAGTTCGAATGGGACTATAAAGATCAACCTCCTGAGTTTTGGAATCAATTCACTACGGAATGTAAACCAGGAGAGCATGTTCGCGTGCAACCTTTACTGGATTGGACGGAGGTAGATATTTGGGAGTATATTGATCGGGAGCAAATTCCGATTCCCAAAATGTATTTTTCGCGAGAAGGGAAACGTTATCGTTCTTTGGGATGTTGGCCGATTACAAAAAGTGTGGACAGCAACGCTTCCACCATTCGCGAAATTATCGAGGAACTTAAACAGACCAAAGTGCCGGAACGCGCGGGTCGGGCTCAGGATCATCACGAGCGCAACGCGATGCAGAAACTGCGGGCGAAGGGGTTTATGTGA
- a CDS encoding inositol monophosphatase: protein MNDSFLPKAIEIVQEAGQMLIGAFGQTLKVDAMSDHDIKLKLDQECQELMTHRILEAFSDHTVFGEEGSTAEYGASELQWIVDPIDGTVNFFYGFPHFAITLALQKNRQTILGITYDPLRNELFTAVKGGGAKLNGHKIRVSARKQLNEAMVSTGFAKMKSVVEESWGSVQFLANHARKVRMNGCAALDLAYIACGRLDAYFERGIRLWDIAGGTLLVEEAGGRVDLLPRSDIFLSYLMTASNGQLVDLPNFFEKEK, encoded by the coding sequence ATGAATGATTCCTTTTTACCTAAAGCGATTGAGATTGTACAAGAGGCGGGGCAAATGCTGATTGGGGCGTTTGGGCAAACGCTAAAAGTGGATGCAATGAGTGATCATGATATTAAATTGAAATTGGATCAGGAGTGTCAGGAGTTGATGACGCATCGTATTTTGGAAGCATTTTCGGATCATACCGTTTTTGGTGAAGAAGGAAGCACTGCGGAATATGGTGCTTCGGAATTGCAATGGATTGTGGATCCAATTGATGGCACGGTGAATTTTTTTTATGGCTTCCCTCATTTTGCGATTACTTTGGCTTTGCAAAAGAATCGGCAAACGATCTTGGGGATAACTTATGATCCGCTAAGAAATGAATTATTTACTGCGGTAAAGGGTGGGGGTGCAAAGTTAAATGGTCATAAAATTCGTGTGAGCGCTCGCAAGCAACTCAATGAGGCAATGGTTTCAACGGGTTTTGCAAAAATGAAATCGGTGGTTGAAGAAAGTTGGGGTTCAGTGCAATTTTTAGCGAATCATGCCCGTAAAGTCAGAATGAATGGATGCGCTGCTTTGGATTTAGCTTACATTGCTTGCGGTAGATTGGATGCTTATTTTGAGAGAGGTATCCGACTGTGGGATATTGCAGGTGGAACTTTATTGGTGGAGGAAGCTGGGGGACGAGTGGATTTGTTACCCAGGAGTGATATTTTTCTTTCTTATCTTATGACAGCAAGTAATGGCCAATTGGTTGATCTCCCGAATTTTTTTGAGAAAGAAAAATAA